Proteins encoded by one window of Cucurbita pepo subsp. pepo cultivar mu-cu-16 chromosome LG14, ASM280686v2, whole genome shotgun sequence:
- the LOC111810763 gene encoding subtilisin-like protease SBT5.3, protein MEAFNLPPLLLPFFLFALLQTSTIAAKKSYIVYLGSHSHGLNPSALDQQLATQTHYNLLGSVLGSNEAAKEAIFYSYNRNINGFAAVLDQDVAEDVAKHPDVISVYENKGLKLHTTRSWNFLGVENDGGVPSNSLWNLSNFGESTIIGNIDSGVWPESKSFSDEGYGPIPKRWKGNCEGGSNFGCNRKLIGARYFNKGYISVVKPKPLNSSYETTRDDDGHGTHTLSTAGGNFVDGASFFGNGNGTAKGGSPKARVAAYKVCWPPALYGSCFMADIVAGFEAAISDGVDVLSVSLGALPLEYSDDLMAVVSFHAVKNGITVVCSGGNFGPIEKSVTNFAPWMITVAASTIDRLFTTYVVLGNKMRLKGESLSNQILLANKFYPLIRSLDAKFNNTPPNDAQTCAKGSLDPKKVKGKIVVCVNLGDPVEMSHVVAQAGAVGIILVNYEDIGDGLLPAAHLLPAAHISYTDRKSIEQYIQSTKSPMASITPVKTELGIKPAPIMASFSSRGPSVIEPLILKPDITAPGVNILAAFSNEVSPTGSPFDKRRVQYNVLSGTSMSCPHISGIVGLLKTLYPKWSSAALRSAIMTTAETKANDLNPILNSEKQKVNPLAYGAGHVQPNKAADPGLVYDLSTQDYLNFLCAHGYNKTLMKLFTNDTSFVCLNSFKITDLNYPSISINYLKSEVVEVKRRVTNVGSPGTYVAQIEAPPGVSVSVDPSTLKFTKTGEEKDFKVVLKKVSNNQMDGYVFGKLVWSDGKHSVSSPIFVSLTKQ, encoded by the exons atggaggcCTTCAATCTTCCTCCTTTActtcttcccttctttctttttgctcTTTTGCAAACATCCACCATTGCAGCCAAGAAG TCGTATATTGTTTACTTGGGATCACATTCACATGGCTTGAATCCTTCTGCTCTTGATCAACAACTTGCAACACAAACTCACTACAATCTACTTGGATCCGTGTTAGGAAG CAATGAAGCAGCTAAggaagcaatcttttactcaTACAATAGAAATATCAATGGCTTTGCCGCTGTTCTTGATCAAGATGTTGCAGAAGATGTAGCAA AGCATCCTGATGTGATATCAGTATATGAAAACAAAGGACTGAAATTGCATACAACACGATCATGGAACTTTCTTGGAGTTGAGAATGATGGTGGAGTTCCTTCAAACTCACTTTGGaacctttcaaattttggtgAATCTACAATCATTGGCAACATTGACTCAG GTGTTTGGCCAGAATCAAAGAGTTTCAGTGATGAAGGATATGGACCTATCCCAAAAAGATGGAAGGGAAATTGTGAAGGTGGCTCCAACTTTGGTTGCAACAG GAAGCTGATTGGAGCACGATATTTCAACAAAGGATATATATCCGTCGTGAAACCTAAACCTCTCAACTCAAGCTATGAAACAACAAGGGATGATGATGGGCATGGAACACACACCTTATCCACAGCTGGAGGCAATTTCGTTGATGGAGCGAGCTTTTTTGGGAATGGTAATGGCACTGCAAAAGGGGGTTCCCCTAAAGCCCGTGTTGCTGCCTATAAAGTATGTTGGCCTCCAGCGTTGTATGGTTCGTGTTTTATGGCCGATATTGTAGCTGGCTTTGAAGCTGCCATTAGTGACGGAGTTGATGTTCTATCGGTTTCACTCGGTGCACTTCCTCTTGAATATTCTGACGATCTAATGGCTGTAGTGTCCTTCCATGCCGTGAAGAATGGCATCACTGTTGTTTGTTCTGGTGGAAATTTTGGACCAATTGAAAAAAGTGTCACAAATTTCGCACCATGGATGATAACTGTGGCAGCTAGCACAATTGACAGGCTTTTTACCACTTACGTGGTGTTGGGAAACAAGATGCGCTTAAAG GGTGAAAGTCTTTCTAATCAAATATTGCTAGCTAATAAGTTCTATCCACTTATCCGTTCTTTAGATGCAAAATTCAACAATACCCCTCCTAACGACGC CCAAACATGTGCAAAAGGGTCCCTTGATCCTAAAAaggtaaaaggaaaaattgtaGTTTGCGTTAATTTGGGCGATCCTGTGGAGATGAGTCATGTGGTTGCTCAAGCAGGTGCTGTTGGGATAATTCTTGTTAATTACGAGGATATTGGGGATGGACTTTTGCCTGCTGCACACTTACTTCCTGCTGCCCATATAAGCTACACCGATAGAAAATCAATCGAACAATACATCCAGTCTACTAA AAGTCCAATGGCTTCCATAACTCCCGTGAAGACTGAGTTGGGAATCAAGCCGGCACCAATTATGGCTTCATTCTCATCAAGAGGTCCCAGCGTAATTGAGCCTTTAATACTCAAG CCTGATATAACAGCACCAGGAGTGAATATACTAGCGGCTTTCTCTAACGAAGTATCACCAACTGGTTCACCTTTTGATAAACGTCGGGTTCAATATAATGTATTATCAGGCACTTCTATGTCATGTCCCCATATTTCTGGCATCGTTGGCCTACTCAAAACCCTTTATCCAAAATGGAGTTCAGCAGCTCTCAGATCTGCAATCATGACCACAG CTGAAACCAAAGCCAATGACTTAAATCCAATACTAAACTCAGAAAAGCAGAAAGTAAACCCCTTGGCCTATGGTGCCGGCCATGTCCAACCAAACAAAGCAGCAGATCCTGGCCTTGTTTACGACCTCTCCACCCAAGACTACTTGAACTTCCTATGTGCTCATGGCTACAATAAAACACTAATGAAACTATTCACTAATGATACTTCATTCGTTTGTTTAAACTCATTCAAAATAACAGATTTGAACTACCCATCAATCTCGATAAATTATCTGAAATCAGAGGTTGTAGAGGTCAAAAGAAGAGTAACAAATGTGGGAAGTCCAGGTACATATGTTGCCCAAATCGAGGCACCTCCAGGAGTTTCGGTTTCGGTAGACCCAAGTACTCTGAAGTTCACCAAAACTGGTGAAGAGAAGGATTTCAAAGTTGTGTTGAAGAAGGTGTCAAATAATCAAATGGATGGATATGTGTTTGGAAAACTTGTGTGGTCTGACGGGAAGCATAGTGTTAGCAGTCCAATTTTTGTGTCATTAACAAAGCAGTGA